A single window of Malus sylvestris chromosome 5, drMalSylv7.2, whole genome shotgun sequence DNA harbors:
- the LOC126621256 gene encoding costars family protein yields the protein MNVEEEVERLREEIQRLGKLQDDGSYKVTFGVLFNDDRCANIFEALVGTLRAAKRRKFLTYDGELLLQGVHDNVEIVLKPKPAAAAEATAAVGTS from the exons ATGAATGTAGAAGAAGAGGTCGAGCGTCTCAGAGAAGAAATCCAAAGGCTTGGCAAACTCCAAGACGATGGTTCTTACAAG GTCACATTTGGTGTGCTATTTAATGATGATAGATGCGCAAACATATTTGAAGCGTTGGTTGGGACGCTAAGAGCGGCAAAGAGGCGGAAATTTCTCACGTACGATGGTGAGCTACTGCTGCAGGGTGTCCACGACAACGTGGAGATCGTACTCAAACCAAAACCGGCAGCGGCGGCGGAGGCAACTGCTGCAGTCGGGACAAGTTAG
- the LOC126621254 gene encoding KH domain-containing protein HEN4 isoform X2, producing MGSTFLSLPAKRSVSTMSSDPNPYFENGSSKRSRPLPPPLSVPPAHVAFRMLCHASRIGGVIGKSGAVIKQLQKTTGAKIRIEEPQVESPDRVVVVIAPSTIRSKIWLKTPALGNVNNGGGGGVEEEIDVSKAQEALLRVFERILEVAAETGAIAAGVGVVSCRFLAEAAQVGSVIGKGGKVVEKIRKETGCKIRVLNEKLPACAAATDEMIEIEGDILAVKKALVAVSGCLQDCPPIDKTRMTGSRPEAVPRETLPDLRLDQLSQRNSMLNLPISSMSYATGVRPSSIEAERIPTLETKQQEVSFRILCANDRIGGVIGRGGSIVRALQNETGASISIAASVAECDERLITVSASENPESRYSPTQKAAVLVFSRSVEAGIEKGRDSSSNKGSPLTARLVIPSSQVGCLLGKGGAIVSEIRKQTGTGIRIIGGDQVPKCALENDEVVQISGDFSNVQDALYNITGRLRDNLFSSTVSNSGRRSSSSMLTATDTSPYGRPRDPALIGFQPSSSVGVTHGLSRHTTLVQSMDHLGLSHSLDHPSPPRPWASQLAAFTDVGRGLTSLKSRTEIGSGSKSAIVTNTTVEIIVPENVIGSVYGENGTNLARLRQISGAKVIVHEPRPGTTDRIIVISGTPDETQAAQSLLHAFILTGPSH from the exons ATGGGAagcacctttctctctctaccagCGAAACGTTCCGTATCGACTATGTCTTCTGACCCCAACCCCTACTTCGAAAACGGATCCTCCAAGCGCTCCAGGCCCCTTCCTCCTCCCCTCAGCGTTCCTCCCGCCCACGTCGCCTTCCGCATGCTCTGCCATGCCTCGCGCATCGGCGGCGTTATCGGAAAGTCAGGTGCCGTGATCAAGCAGCTCCAGAAAACCACCGGAGCCAAGATCCGAATTGAAGAACCCCAAGTCGAATCCCCCGACCGGGTCGTTGTGGTCATCGCTCCGAGCACAATCCGGTCAAAGATTTGGCTCAAAACTCCAGCTCTCGGCAATGTTAATaatggtggcggtggtggtgtGGAAGAGGAGATTGATGTTTCCAAGGCTCAGGAGGCGCTTCTGAGAGTGTTCGAGAGGATTCTGGAAGTTGCGGCGGAGACCGGGGCTATTGCGGCGGGGGTTGGGGTGGTGTCGTGCAGGTTTTTGGCGGAGGCGGCCCAGGTCGGGTCAGTGATAGGAAAGGGGGGGAAGGTGGTAGAGAAGATTAGGAAAGAAACTGGTtgtaaaattagggttttgaatgAGAAGTTACCTGCTTGTGCTGCAGCCACAGACGAGATGATCGAg ATAGAAGGAGATATTTTGGCAGTAAAGAAAGCACTTGTTGCTGTCTCTGGCTGTCTCCAAGATTGTCCACCAATTGACAAGACAAGGATGACTGGAAGCAGGCCTGAGGCAGTTCCTCGTGAAACTCTACCTGATCTGCGCTTAGATCAACTTTCACAGAGGAACTCAATGCTTAATTTGCCAATCAGCTCCATGAGTTATGCTACAGGAGTTCGTCCATCCTCAATAGAGGCTGAAAGGATCCCCACACTTGAGACAAAACAACAGGAAGTTTCTTTCAGGATTCTTTGTGCCAATGATAGGATTGGGGGTGTAATTGGAAGGGGGGGTTCCATTGTCAGGGCTCTTCAAAATGAGACAGGTGCTTCAATAAGTATTGCAGCATCTGTGGCTGAATGTGATGAACGATTAATTACTGTTTCTGCATCGGAG AATCCTGAATCAAGGTACTCGCCAACACAAAAGGCTGCTGTTCTTGTCTTCTCAAGGTCCGTAGAGGCAGGCATAGAAAAGGGGCGAGACTCAAGCTCAAATAAAGGTTCACCCCTTACTGCACGGCTTGTAATTCCATCAAGCCAAGTTGGGTGTTTGCTGGGAAAAGGGGGTGCAATAGTTTCAGAGATCCGGAAGCAAACTGGTACTGGTATACGAATAATAGGGGGTGACCAGGTCCCGAAATGTGCCTTAGAGAATGATGAAGTTGTACAG ATTTCAGGAGATTTTTCAAACGTGCAAGATGCTTTGTACAATATTACTGGTAGATTACGAGACAACCTTTTCTCCAGCACAGTAAGTAATTCTGGAAGAAGGAGCAGTTCATCCATGCTAACGGCAACCGATACAAGTCCTTATGGAAGACCTAGGGATCCAGCTCTTATTGGATTTCAGCCATCGTCATCAGTTGGTGTTACTCATGGTCTCAGCCGTCATACAACACTAGTTCAAAGTATGGATCATCTTGGTCTTTCCCATAGTTTAGATCATCCTTCCCCACCAAGACCATGGGCATCACAG TTGGCGGCTTTCACAGATGTTGGAAGGGGTTTGACTTCTCTAAAAAGTCGCACAGAAATTGGCAG CGGGAGCAAATCTGCTATTGTGACAAATACAACCGTAGAGATCATAGTTCCTGAAAATGTTATTGGCTCTGTGTATGGGGAGAATGGTACCAATTTGGCTCGTCTGAGACAG ATTTCTGGTGCCAAGGTCATAGTGCATGAGCCCCGTCCTGGAACAACTGATAGGATTATTGTCATATCTGGGACACCAGATGAAACCCAGGCAGCACAAAGCCTTCTACATGCATTCATTCTTACTGGACCGTCACACTAA
- the LOC126621254 gene encoding KH domain-containing protein HEN4 isoform X1, producing the protein MGSTFLSLPAKRSVSTMSSDPNPYFENGSSKRSRPLPPPLSVPPAHVAFRMLCHASRIGGVIGKSGAVIKQLQKTTGAKIRIEEPQVESPDRVVVVIAPSTIRSKIWLKTPALGNVNNGGGGGVEEEIDVSKAQEALLRVFERILEVAAETGAIAAGVGVVSCRFLAEAAQVGSVIGKGGKVVEKIRKETGCKIRVLNEKLPACAAATDEMIEIEGDILAVKKALVAVSGCLQDCPPIDKTRMTGSRPEAVPRETLPDLRLDQLSQRNSMLNLPISSMSYATGVRPSSIEAERIPTLETKQQEVSFRILCANDRIGGVIGRGGSIVRALQNETGASISIAASVAECDERLITVSASENPESRYSPTQKAAVLVFSRSVEAGIEKGRDSSSNKGSPLTARLVIPSSQVGCLLGKGGAIVSEIRKQTGTGIRIIGGDQVPKCALENDEVVQISGDFSNVQDALYNITGRLRDNLFSSTVSNSGRRSSSSMLTATDTSPYGRPRDPALIGFQPSSSVGVTHGLSRHTTLVQSMDHLGLSHSLDHPSPPRPWASQLAAFTDVGRGLTSLKSRTEIGSSGSKSAIVTNTTVEIIVPENVIGSVYGENGTNLARLRQISGAKVIVHEPRPGTTDRIIVISGTPDETQAAQSLLHAFILTGPSH; encoded by the exons ATGGGAagcacctttctctctctaccagCGAAACGTTCCGTATCGACTATGTCTTCTGACCCCAACCCCTACTTCGAAAACGGATCCTCCAAGCGCTCCAGGCCCCTTCCTCCTCCCCTCAGCGTTCCTCCCGCCCACGTCGCCTTCCGCATGCTCTGCCATGCCTCGCGCATCGGCGGCGTTATCGGAAAGTCAGGTGCCGTGATCAAGCAGCTCCAGAAAACCACCGGAGCCAAGATCCGAATTGAAGAACCCCAAGTCGAATCCCCCGACCGGGTCGTTGTGGTCATCGCTCCGAGCACAATCCGGTCAAAGATTTGGCTCAAAACTCCAGCTCTCGGCAATGTTAATaatggtggcggtggtggtgtGGAAGAGGAGATTGATGTTTCCAAGGCTCAGGAGGCGCTTCTGAGAGTGTTCGAGAGGATTCTGGAAGTTGCGGCGGAGACCGGGGCTATTGCGGCGGGGGTTGGGGTGGTGTCGTGCAGGTTTTTGGCGGAGGCGGCCCAGGTCGGGTCAGTGATAGGAAAGGGGGGGAAGGTGGTAGAGAAGATTAGGAAAGAAACTGGTtgtaaaattagggttttgaatgAGAAGTTACCTGCTTGTGCTGCAGCCACAGACGAGATGATCGAg ATAGAAGGAGATATTTTGGCAGTAAAGAAAGCACTTGTTGCTGTCTCTGGCTGTCTCCAAGATTGTCCACCAATTGACAAGACAAGGATGACTGGAAGCAGGCCTGAGGCAGTTCCTCGTGAAACTCTACCTGATCTGCGCTTAGATCAACTTTCACAGAGGAACTCAATGCTTAATTTGCCAATCAGCTCCATGAGTTATGCTACAGGAGTTCGTCCATCCTCAATAGAGGCTGAAAGGATCCCCACACTTGAGACAAAACAACAGGAAGTTTCTTTCAGGATTCTTTGTGCCAATGATAGGATTGGGGGTGTAATTGGAAGGGGGGGTTCCATTGTCAGGGCTCTTCAAAATGAGACAGGTGCTTCAATAAGTATTGCAGCATCTGTGGCTGAATGTGATGAACGATTAATTACTGTTTCTGCATCGGAG AATCCTGAATCAAGGTACTCGCCAACACAAAAGGCTGCTGTTCTTGTCTTCTCAAGGTCCGTAGAGGCAGGCATAGAAAAGGGGCGAGACTCAAGCTCAAATAAAGGTTCACCCCTTACTGCACGGCTTGTAATTCCATCAAGCCAAGTTGGGTGTTTGCTGGGAAAAGGGGGTGCAATAGTTTCAGAGATCCGGAAGCAAACTGGTACTGGTATACGAATAATAGGGGGTGACCAGGTCCCGAAATGTGCCTTAGAGAATGATGAAGTTGTACAG ATTTCAGGAGATTTTTCAAACGTGCAAGATGCTTTGTACAATATTACTGGTAGATTACGAGACAACCTTTTCTCCAGCACAGTAAGTAATTCTGGAAGAAGGAGCAGTTCATCCATGCTAACGGCAACCGATACAAGTCCTTATGGAAGACCTAGGGATCCAGCTCTTATTGGATTTCAGCCATCGTCATCAGTTGGTGTTACTCATGGTCTCAGCCGTCATACAACACTAGTTCAAAGTATGGATCATCTTGGTCTTTCCCATAGTTTAGATCATCCTTCCCCACCAAGACCATGGGCATCACAG TTGGCGGCTTTCACAGATGTTGGAAGGGGTTTGACTTCTCTAAAAAGTCGCACAGAAATTGGCAG CAGCGGGAGCAAATCTGCTATTGTGACAAATACAACCGTAGAGATCATAGTTCCTGAAAATGTTATTGGCTCTGTGTATGGGGAGAATGGTACCAATTTGGCTCGTCTGAGACAG ATTTCTGGTGCCAAGGTCATAGTGCATGAGCCCCGTCCTGGAACAACTGATAGGATTATTGTCATATCTGGGACACCAGATGAAACCCAGGCAGCACAAAGCCTTCTACATGCATTCATTCTTACTGGACCGTCACACTAA